Proteins encoded together in one Impatiens glandulifera chromosome 1, dImpGla2.1, whole genome shotgun sequence window:
- the LOC124921266 gene encoding heat shock 70 kDa protein 14-like, translated as MEVLLMILGLGVLYPLRVHHLRLRISGLAVGQTWRHVLWPLCFSIISRRREGFTVKLEEVEDWLYEDGEDEINGVYVDKLDELKKQGDPIEERHMVHTERGSVIDQLVYCINSYREAAMSTDPKFDHIELSEKEKVLNECVKAEG; from the exons ATGGAAGTACTGCTTATGATATTGGGTTTAGGGGTCTTGTACCCTCTTCGGGTTCATCATTTAAGATTAAG AATTTCAGGTTTGGCGGTTGGACAAACATGGCGGCATGTGCTATGGCCACTCTGTTTCTCAATAATTTCG AGAAGACGAGAAGGGTTCACTGTCAAACTAGAAGAAGTAGAGGATTGGCTGTATGAAGATGGGGAAGATGAGATTAACGGAGTATACGTTGATAAACTTGATGAACTCAAGAAG CAAGGTGATCCTATAGAAGAGCGCCACATGGTACATACAGAGAGGGGTTCAGTGATAGACCAGCTTGTGTATTGCATCAATAGCTACAGAGAGGCTGCAATGTCAACTGATCCCAAGTTCGATCATATTGAATTATCGGAGAAGGAAAAG GTACTGAATGAGTGTGTGAAAGCTGAAGGCTGA